The Edaphobacter flagellatus sequence GATTGCCTGAACAAGGCGATTGTCCGCATCCGTTGGGCCTCCACAGGGTTGTGCGCTCGATATAGGCAGCGACTAAGAGTGTCGACGCACTGCGTTTTTCGCACTACGCCAATCCTGCGTGACTATTTGGATGCAACTTTATGCACACCGTTTGCTCAGTGGCATTATGAAAAACTCTTTAATAGCGATAAATAATTTTGTTTTCAGTCCTCTAGGCGGAAACTGAAGTCCTCGATCACGGGATTGGTCAGGACCTCACGGGCAATGCGCGCTACTTCTGCTTCGGCGGCAGTTTTCTCTAAACCATCATCGATAGTGAGCACGAAATACTTCCCCTGGCGCACATCGGCGACCCCTTGATACATGCGCCGTAGAGCATCTGCAATCGTCTGCCCCTGGGCATCCAGTACCGTTCGTTTCAGCGTGACATAGACATAGGCCTTCATCTTGCTTGATTATAGACGTGGTGTTGTTTTCTGTAATCGATGTAGAGGAAGAACCTCGGTCATCGCTATCTTTGCTATCTTTTGGCTAAATCATATTCTTATTGAGAAGAGAACCTCATTTTTACTATGCCGAACTATCTTGAGCTCCCCGTGGGCGCGAACTCGCCCGAAGTGATCAACGCCGTTATCGAGATTCCTCTTGAGGCGATTAATAAGTACGAATACGACAAGGAACTCCATGTCTTTCGTCTTGATCGAAACCTCTACTCGCCGGTGCACTATCCGGGAGATTATGGTTTTATTCCATCGACTCTCGGCGATGATGGCGATCCACTCGATGTTCTGGTGTTGGTCGATGCACCCAGCTTTCCTGGCTGCGTGATGGAAGTGCGCCCAATTGGCCTGCTGGAGATGAAGGACCAAGGGCTTGGTGATGAGAAGGTGCTTGCGGTCGGAAAAGGAAACCCCCGCTACAAAGACGTGTGGAACTTCTCGGAGATCTACCCGCATATTCTCAAGGAGATTACTCATTTCTTTTCCATCTATAAGGATCTCGAAGGAAAGCGCGTAGAGGTGAAGGGCTGGCGGGATGCCTCCTTTGCCCGTGCCAAAGTGATTGAGGCCCAGCAGCGCTTTTTGGATAAACAGGTTGAGTCCGGGGTGAAAGAGGCAACAGCGAAATAATTTCTGTGTGTAGGATAGAGGTTCTGGATGTCGGTCCAAACTGGGGATCCAAAAGGAATCGAGCACAGATTCTGCCACCCACGCTATAATCACAATAACCCCGTGAAAACGGATCCCGGAGAGTTGGCCGAGTGGCTGAAGGCGGCGGTTTGCTAAACCGTTATAGGGTCAAAAGCTCTATCGGGGGTTCGAATCCCCCACTCTCCGCCAGTGTCCTCTAATTAACGAACTTATATTTTGTGGTTGGCCGAATTTCGGCGAAATCTGCGATCATCCTTCTCCAGAATCCCTCTCAGATGGAAAGACACTGAGAATACAAAACTAAAATTTGGCGCGCCGATTCTCTGCCCATTGTTGATCCGAAACAATCCTCTGCAACATGGCGGAAGCAAGAGTTTTGCACGCTTAACGCGCATTAGGGCCTCATCTCAAAAATTGACAACCAATAAGGATGAAGGCCTGCAATCGTCATTATCTGCCGAGATGCCAGCGGAAATATGTCTGCTCTACGATCCCCGCTTCCTTGCGTGCCTGCGCCGCTATCCCCACTTCGATATGTCGAAGCAGGTTCAACCACTGCTCTCTGCCGGGTAATGCTTACCTCGTCTAATCTTGCTCTCCCTGTTCCTGTTAGTCTCTCGTTCACTGGTACAAAGACGCATATCCACTCCCGTATTGTTGCAAATGAATTCTGATTGCCTACGCTGTCAGCAAAATGCGAATATCAGAGCCAACCCATGATGAATCGTCGAAGCTTTCTGCAGACTGCCACCGCACTGACCGTAATGTCCGCTGTGTCCGCCCGAGCCAGCACCCGGCTACCCATTCGCATGGCGGTTGAGTACAACATGTTGCCCGAAAACATG is a genomic window containing:
- a CDS encoding inorganic diphosphatase, which gives rise to MPNYLELPVGANSPEVINAVIEIPLEAINKYEYDKELHVFRLDRNLYSPVHYPGDYGFIPSTLGDDGDPLDVLVLVDAPSFPGCVMEVRPIGLLEMKDQGLGDEKVLAVGKGNPRYKDVWNFSEIYPHILKEITHFFSIYKDLEGKRVEVKGWRDASFARAKVIEAQQRFLDKQVESGVKEATAK
- the purS gene encoding phosphoribosylformylglycinamidine synthase subunit PurS, which produces MKAYVYVTLKRTVLDAQGQTIADALRRMYQGVADVRQGKYFVLTIDDGLEKTAAEAEVARIAREVLTNPVIEDFSFRLED